Sequence from the Kineosporia succinea genome:
GTTGGTACGGGGTGCATGAAGAGGCCTCGTCGGCGAAGGGACGGGCCGGCGTGGCTGTCCTCTCCCGGACTGAGCCGGTGGCGGTGCGCTCGGGCTTGGGCACCTTCGTGGGTGCCGGCCGCTGGGTGGAGGCTGACTTCGCCCTGACGCCTTCTGCTGAGGGGGAGCCCTCGCTACTGACGGTGGTGTCGGTCTACATCCACACGGGTGAGGCTGAGACGCCTAAGCAGGATGAGAAGTACCGGTTCATGGATGAGATCCGGGAGCGGATGAACAAGCTCGCCGCTGATGGCCGGCACTTGCTGGTGTGCGGGGACTTCAACATCTGCCACCGTGAGGTGGACCTGAAGAACTGGAAGGGCAACCTGAAGAAGTCCGGGTTTTTGCCGCGGGAGCGTGCTTGGATGGATTCGTTGTTCGATGAAGACGGGTTTGTTGACGTTCATCGTAAGATGGCTGGTGAGGGGCCTGGGCCTTATACATGGTTTTCATGGAGAGGCCGTGCATGGGATACAGGTGCTGGTTGGAGAATCGATTATGTGATCTGTGAACCTTCCTTAGCTGCGGTCACCGCCACAGCTGACGTCGACCGCGCAGCGACATATGAGGATCGCTGGAGTGATCACTCGCCGGTGGTTGCTGATTTCAATATGACTTGGTGACCTTGCCTTGAGCCCGCGGACGTGGGTGTAGCATCTCACGCAGAATAGGCGCCAATTCTTTCCGGGGGAAACGTGAATCCTGATGAGTTGCGGCGATCAGCTCTTGAAGAGGCCGAGTGGTCACTCATGGCTGAAGGTATTAGGTGCCATGAAACGGGTGCTCGCCGCGCGGCCTATATCATCGCCTGGGTAGCTTGCGCGGAGGCGTTGACGGCGCGCTTATCCTCGATGAGTCACGGCCATGGTGGTTTGGCGAAGGAACTCGAAGCTTATCGAAATGACCCAAGAGATGCTGACCTCATTCGGATGGGGCAACAATATGGGTATCTCTCGGAAGTCGAAGCCGAGACGCTTCGCACCATCATGAAGCACCGGCATCAATATGCTCACCCGAATAGCATTAGCCCGCGTGCTTTTGAGGTGGAGTTTGCTATCGAATATGCAACGCGCACCGTCCTGGCAAGGCAAGCTAAGACCACCGCCAAACTTGCAAAGCAACTGGCGGAGAGAATAGCTACCGACCCTGAGGTGATTTACTCTGGCGTTGCTCCTGCCAAGGCATGGGTAGATGAGAATGCCGATGAAATCGCTCCCGAAGCCCACTCTGCTTTTCTTATTTCTCTTGCGACATGCGAAATTTCGTCCACTAATGCTGATGCCGAACTACTTCGGCAGCGTCGACGAACAATAATTGCTGATCTTCTTGAAAGGTGGCGTCCGGACTTCACGGAATCGCGATGGAAGTTGCGGGAGATTCTTGATGGGTCGCAGTGGCTGGACTTTGCTTGTGCAGTTACGACGGTCGACCATTGGCATCTGATTCCGAACAATTTACAACCAAAACTTGTACAGCGTGTCATCCGAGAAGCGAATCCTCAGGAGCGTTCTCGACCCCCCTGGTCCGGTTTGGCTGAAGTTGCGAGGGACCCCAGGACAGGAAACCAGGAAATCAGGGATGCTCTTGTGGGTTGGGCTAACGTGGTGGATTTGCGGGTCCTGAAAGTTGACCCATGGCAACCTATGCTCTTGGAGTTTACTTCGAGCAGACTGCGGACGGCTTTGACATCCCCCAGTTGGGGGAGTGACGGAGATCGGGTGGAGGCGGACCGGAAGACCGCCGCGGAGCTCCTGAGCTGGTTAAGAATTGCAGAGTTGAATCGCCTCGATACGGAGGAGCAGCAGCAATTGGCCCGGTCCTTGATGTCGGCCGCACTGACGCATGCCAGCGAAGAGGCTCTTACCGCAGCTCAAAGGCAAGTTCGGTTCCACGACAAGAGTTCCCTGCCGTTTCATGAGACCTTGAAGCAAATCCTAGAAGATCCTGAGAGATTCAAGAAAGATGAAGAGCCTCCTTTTTGATAGAGAATTTGAATGTCCGCGGAGTAAGGTAGGTGTGCCCTTCCAATATTGAAGAAAATATTCACATGAACAATCGCCCTTAGCGATTTAGTTCCTCTTGGATGGCCTTGATGATCGGTGCCCAAGCATATTGCACGTCTTCGAGTTGCTGCTGCCCCGGGATTCGCTTCCCGCTGTAGCGGTATTTTTCCCATTCGGCCCTCAGGAATACGATGTCCTCATCAATACGCACGACCCCTTCGTTCGTGAGTACAGTTAGGGCGCGATGGAAGTCTGTGGTGTTGAAGGGTTGGCGTCCGGCGAACTTCATAATGAAGACTCCTCGCTCGCCCCGGTGCCCGTGATTTCGAGTAAGGTTCATAAGCTTGTTAATTAAGCGCACGACTTTTTGGTCTTGTCCTTCATCTTCGTCAAGGTCAACTCGGTGACTCACCCACGGATAGTGCAATGTCAGCGACTTCGGTACGCGTAGTTCCAATTCGCCGTACGGGGGAAGCTGAGTGCATTCGGTCGGCAAGATAAGCTCTTGGCTTGCCTCCATCACAACATTTGGTTCCCCAGAATCATCGCTGCCAGCGCTTCTATGCTTACGAGTTATCTCAACATTAGTTCCTTCGGCTCTGATATCGCGCCCCCTGATGAAAAGATCCGGCCCCAATGGGAGGCTCGCCCCACGACTGGTAAGTTCAACACGGCCACGCGAATCAATGGTCAAATGAGTAAGTGGTCCCATCAAGCGTAGAGTATCGGGAGTTTCTGGGATCAGTTTGAAATCAACTCTCCTATCGCCGCTGTCCCCACGCTTGATAGCGACATAACCTTCAAAGTACTCCTCTTCGGGGGGAGTACTGATAGCCACATCTATCGAAGACTTGGTCCACTCTGACGCAATTAGTGAGGCATGCAGGGCAGCAAATTGGGCCTCCTCGATGATCAATTCATCTTTGGCGTCCACGAAGTCGAAGAGAAGGCCGGAAGCTTGTCCAATATCTAGGAGCCTGCTTGAGGTAAACAAGTTTCCATTGAATTCTGTGGCGGCTACATAAGCCTCAAAAACGGGACTTGCCCACTGCCCCTCAGATCGGAATGCGTGCTCCTCGGCAAAGCTGGAGACTCTCTCGCTATACTCATTTCGAATCTTCTCGTCATCAATATGGCTCATGTCTGGATAGGGTGATTTTTCAAGGGAGTGGCACAGCCACTGTATTTGCTCGGGGGGCAGGTAAGAGGATGCGGGGGGAAGGCCTAGTTCGCTTGCGACGGGCGCCACTTTGGTCTGCTCACGCTCTAGCAGCCCTTCCATGATCTTTTTCAAGAGTGCTATGCGGTCGGGAGAAGTCTGATTGATTGTTTCGAAACTTTGGCGAATGGCTAAATAGTTGGGCTTTTTAATTAACATTGCCGATACGGCGTCCAGTACGGGTGGGTAACCCACGAACGCTTCTGAGTGCGAGCCAGTTGCTGCCCGGCGCAGCGCGTCAATCAATGCATCACGGGCTCGCGTATACTTTTCGCTCGTTCGATCCGTTTCTGGGTCGCGGTGCCTCACTACCTCATCGACGTATTCTCTGCAGCGATCAGGGGCGAAATGCGAGATCTCCCACCACGAAACCGTAACACCAGCATCGGTTAGATTGACCCAAAGATCTTCTAAAGTCCTTTCGCGGCCAAATAGAATGCATTGAATGCCATCTGCTGTGAACTCCTCGATCGACGAAACGAACTCCTGCCAGGAGGTGCCTGAAACCCGCACGCGTGCTTCATCGAGAGAATCGATGACAACAATTGGTTGTGATGCCGACCTTAGGACAGGTTTGATTTGGTGAGTTCCTAAAAACTGCATCAGTGCATGCTCAAGAGAAGTGCCACTGACTGCCTTATCCATCTCCAATTTCCACAGGGGAGATCGAAGGCGCAAAGCTAGCTGACGAGCGACGGTGCTCTTACCTGCCGCTCCCCTTGCTGAGACCAGAATGATCGAAGGGTCGCTTTCTTCGACATTTGGTAACAACACAGGCGGAACAAAGAATTCGTTCGGCAATGCTTGAGGAACTTCAAACTGCGGAGATCCGAGTCCATTCAGCCCAGTCTGTGTGCCAATGATTTCTAAGAAATCATTGAACAAAGTAGCTGCTTGCTCCCCCATGGGCTCCCCCTTGATGCAGTTTCAGTCGGGATATCCTATGGCCGGATAGTCGGCGCAGCGTAGCTGACCTGCCGTTCGGCGTGGCGGTACCCGAAATAGTCCGGATCCGGTGGCTTGGGTCGATCGCATGTTCCCATAGATGGGAATAGGCTAATTCGGTGTGGCACGTTGGTGGGTTCGCCCATTTGGTGGCGGGGCGTAAACTATCGTGCTAGATAGCATTATTGGTGATCAGTCCGGTTTTATGGTGGAGGTGTGGGTCGTGTCCTCGTCGATTCAAGCTGTGTTTTTTGATGTTGGCGAGACGCTGGTTGACGAGACGCTTGAGTATGGGACCTGGGCTGACTGGCTCGGCATCCCAAGGCATACATTCTCAGCTGTTTTTGGAGCCATTATTGCCCGAGGTTCGGACTATCGAGAAGTATTTCAGTACTTCCGTCCAGGCTTCGACTTGGCTGAAGAGCGTCAGAGACGAGTCGATGCAGGTCTGCCTGAGTCGTTCTCCGAGCAGAACCTGTACCCAGACGCGCGCACATGCTTGGCCTCGCTGCAGCAACTCGGCCTGACCGTTGGTGTGGCTGGAAACCAGACGGCTCGGGCGGAGACGATCCTTCGAGCGTTGAAGCTGCCGATTGACGTACTGGGCACCTCGGACAGTTGGAACGCTGAAAAGCCTTCTATCGCGTTCTTTGAACGGCTGGTTCAGGAGGCTGGCTGCCCAGCAGGCGAGATCTTGTACGTGGGCGACCGCCTGGACAACGATCTCCTGCCGGCCCTGGATGTTGGTCTCGAGGGCGCCGTGATCAAGCGTGGCCCGTGGGCTCACATCTGGGCCGATCGGCCGGAGCTGGAGCGATGCCTGTTCCAACTCGACAGCTTGGCTGAGTTGCCTGATCTGGTCGCTGCCCACAACAAGGCTTTCGAGTTCTGATCGGTTACGGCCTGCTGCTCGTGATGAGCGTCCGCGCCCGATCGATGGCGTGGTCTGCGGAGCCTGCGGGTAGGCCGTCTCGTACGTCGGCGAGTTGTCGCATGGTTCGCTGAGACGTCACGAGCGGGACGTCGTGCTCGATGCTGATCACGGTTCGCGCTGCGGCATCGGGCGAACCGCTGATCAGCTGGGCTGTAGCAAGTCGGGCGGAGATGAGGACTCGGGAACGGCGCTGTTCGGGGGAGCGGTCGTTGAGCGCTGCCTGTAGGTGGGGGACGGCCTGGTCGGGGTGTCCGAGGTAGGTCAGGATCGAGCCGGTCTGGTGCTCCAGGGCTGGCACCCCGTATCCGCCGGTCCAGCCTGCTGTGGAGCTGGCGCGTTCAACGTCTGTCTCGGCGCTGCGGAGGCAGGCTTGCGCCG
This genomic interval carries:
- a CDS encoding exodeoxyribonuclease III, which encodes MLRVATANVNGIRAAERRGMPAWLAERAPDILCLQEIRADDATLMKVMGEGWYGVHEEASSAKGRAGVAVLSRTEPVAVRSGLGTFVGAGRWVEADFALTPSAEGEPSLLTVVSVYIHTGEAETPKQDEKYRFMDEIRERMNKLAADGRHLLVCGDFNICHREVDLKNWKGNLKKSGFLPRERAWMDSLFDEDGFVDVHRKMAGEGPGPYTWFSWRGRAWDTGAGWRIDYVICEPSLAAVTATADVDRAATYEDRWSDHSPVVADFNMTW
- a CDS encoding HAD family hydrolase, whose translation is MSSSIQAVFFDVGETLVDETLEYGTWADWLGIPRHTFSAVFGAIIARGSDYREVFQYFRPGFDLAEERQRRVDAGLPESFSEQNLYPDARTCLASLQQLGLTVGVAGNQTARAETILRALKLPIDVLGTSDSWNAEKPSIAFFERLVQEAGCPAGEILYVGDRLDNDLLPALDVGLEGAVIKRGPWAHIWADRPELERCLFQLDSLAELPDLVAAHNKAFEF